Proteins encoded together in one Sylvia atricapilla isolate bSylAtr1 chromosome 2, bSylAtr1.pri, whole genome shotgun sequence window:
- the CCT8 gene encoding T-complex protein 1 subunit theta, translating into MALHVPKAPGFAQMLKEGAKHYSGLEEAVYRNIQACKELAQTTRTAYGPNGMNKMVINHLEKLFVTNDAATILRELEVQHPAAKMLVMASHMQEQEVGDGTNFVLVFAGVLLELAEDLLRMGLSVSEVIEGYEKACKKALEILPDLVCCSAKNLRDVEEVASLLHTSVMSKQYGNEQFLAKLIAQACVSILPDSGHFNVDNIRVCKIVGAGISASSVLHGMVFKKETEGDVTSVKDAKIAVYSCPFDGMITETKGTVLIKNAEELMNFSKGEENLMDLQVKAIADSGANVVVTGGKVADMALHYANKYNLMLVRLNSKWDLRRLCKTVGATALPRLTPPTLEEMGHCSSVYLSEVGDTQVVVFKHEKEDGAISTILLRGSTDNLMDDIERAVDDGVNTFKVLTRDKRLVPGGGATEIELAKQITSYGETCPGLDQYAIKKFAEAFEAIPRALAENSGVKANEVISKLYAMHQEGKKNVGFDIEAEAAAVKDMLEAGVLDTYLGKFWGIKLATNAAVTVLRVDQIIMAKPAGGPKPPSGKKDWDEDQND; encoded by the exons ATGGCGCTGCACGTCCCCAAGGCCCCGGGCTTCGCCCAGATGCTCAAGGAAGGGGCGAAG cattATTCAGGACTAGAAGAAGCTGTCTATAGAAACATCCAGGCATGCAAAGAACTTGCTCAAACCACCCGTACAGCATATGGACCAAATG GAATGAACAAAATGGTTATCAACCAtctggaaaagctttttgttACAAATGATGCTGCTACCATCCTGAGAGAGCTAGAG GTCCAGCATCCTGCTGCGAAAATGCTGGTGATGGCTTCACACATGCAAGAGCAAGAAGTTGGAGATGGAACAAACTTTGTCCTTGTTTTTGCTGGAGTTCTTCTGGAGTTAGCAGAAGACCTCCTGAGGATGGGGTTGTCTGTCTCAGAG GTGATTGAAGGATATGAAAAGGCTTGCAAGAAAGCCCTGGAAATTCTCCCAGACTTGGTGTGCTGTTCTGCAAAGAACCTTCGAGATGTTGAAGAAGTGGCATCTTTGTTGCACACATCAGTCATGAGCAAACAATATGGCAATGAGCAGTTCCTGGCAAAGCTTATTGCTCAGGCCTGTG tttctaTTCTTCCTGATTCTGGTCATTTCAACGTTGATAATATCAGAGTGTGTAAAATTGTG gGTGCTGgcatttctgcttcttcagTACTGCATGGcatggtttttaaaaaggaaactgaaGGAGATGTTACTTCTGTCAAAGATGCAAAAATAGCTGTGTATTCCTGCCCTTTTGATGGTATGATAACTGAAACTAAG GGCACTGTCCTCATAAAGAATGCTGAAGAACTGATGAATTTCagtaaaggagaagaaaatctAATGGATTTGCAAGTCAAAGCTATTGCTGACAGTGGTGCAAACGTGGTAGTAACAGGTGGCAAAGTGGCAGATATGGCTCTTCATTATGCCAACAAGTACAATCTTATGTTAGTCAG GTTGAACTCCAAGTGGGACCTGAGAAGACTCTGCAAAACTGTTGGTGCAACAGCCCTGCCCAGACTG acTCCCCCTACTCTTGAAGAAATGGGTCACTGCAGTAGTGTGTATTTATCAGAGGTTGGGGATACTCAGGTTGTGGTGTTTAAGCATG AAAAGGAGGATGGTGCCATTTCTACTATCCTCCTCCGTGGATCTACAGACAATCTGATGGATGACATAGAGAGAGCAGTGGATGATGGTGTCAATACTTTCAAAGTGCTCACAAGG GATAAACGGCTTGTCCCTGGAGGTGGTGCAACAGAGATTGAATTAGCCAAGCAGATCACATCCTATGGAGAG ACTTGTCCTGGGCTTGACCAATATGCCATCAAGAAGTTTGCTGAGGcatttgaagccattcctcgAGCTTTGGCAGAAAACTCTGGAGTAAAGGCTAATGAGGTCATCTCCAAACTTTATGCCATGCatcaggaagggaagaaaaatgttggaTTTGATATTGAG gctgaagctgctgcagtgaaGGACATGTTGGAAGCTGGCGTGTTAGACACATATCTTGGAAAATTCTGGGGTATCAAGCTAGCTACAAATGCAGCAGTAACTGTCCTAAGGGTTGATCAG aTCATTATGGCAAAACCAGCTGGTGGCCCAAAACCCCCATCAGGAAAGAAAGACTGGGATGAAGACCAAAATGATTGA